A window of the Streptomyces luomodiensis genome harbors these coding sequences:
- a CDS encoding prolyl oligopeptidase family serine peptidase, whose protein sequence is MGGQAAEEASVFGLAPVAPDRTAAYGEHPDQVVDFYLPPEASRPAPLVLLFHGGAWRAPYDRRHVSPFAAFLAGRGLAVASVEYRRGGAGSSPPGPAARDGRGPGTEDRDVPGGEPGAGPRSGRDGPGGAPRAGRWPETFDDIAAAVDLVPGLVRELGLSGVDTDRTVLTGHSAGGHAVLWAAARHRLPSGTPWHLPSPSPLRGVVALAPIADLATARALDVCSGAVGELLGEGVGYGVGDGDGGELAVRLALADPAALLPTAIPTTIVQGGTDIDVPPAVAAAFAAAAARAGQRVRLVTTEGGHFPPIDPTTPAAHTTAEEIARLAT, encoded by the coding sequence ATGGGCGGGCAGGCGGCCGAGGAGGCGTCGGTCTTCGGGCTCGCGCCCGTGGCCCCGGACCGGACCGCCGCGTACGGCGAACACCCGGACCAGGTGGTGGACTTCTACCTTCCGCCCGAGGCGTCCCGTCCCGCCCCGCTGGTCCTCCTCTTCCACGGCGGCGCCTGGCGCGCACCTTACGATCGCCGCCATGTGTCTCCCTTCGCCGCGTTCCTGGCGGGGCGGGGTCTCGCGGTGGCGTCGGTGGAGTACCGCCGGGGCGGGGCCGGCTCGTCCCCGCCCGGCCCGGCCGCCCGCGACGGACGGGGCCCGGGGACCGAGGACCGCGACGTGCCGGGCGGTGAGCCGGGCGCCGGCCCGCGCTCCGGGCGGGACGGCCCCGGCGGGGCGCCGCGGGCAGGGCGGTGGCCGGAGACGTTCGACGACATCGCCGCCGCCGTGGATCTCGTACCGGGGCTCGTCCGGGAGCTAGGGCTGTCCGGGGTCGATACGGACCGCACTGTGCTCACCGGGCACTCCGCGGGCGGGCACGCCGTGTTGTGGGCGGCGGCCCGGCACCGGCTGCCGTCCGGCACTCCTTGGCATCTGCCCTCGCCCTCCCCGCTCCGTGGTGTCGTCGCCCTCGCCCCGATCGCGGACCTCGCCACGGCTCGCGCACTGGACGTCTGCTCCGGCGCCGTGGGCGAACTCCTCGGCGAAGGCGTCGGTTACGGCGTCGGCGACGGCGACGGTGGCGAACTCGCGGTCCGGCTGGCCCTCGCCGACCCCGCCGCGCTGCTGCCCACAGCGATCCCCACCACCATCGTGCAGGGCGGCACCGATATCGATGTACCGCCGGCGGTCGCGGCCGCCTTCGCGGCGGCCGCGGCCCGCGCCGGGCAGCGGGTGCGGCTCGTCACGACCGAGGGCGGCCACTTCCCGCCGATCGACCCCACCACGCCCGCCGCACACACCACCGCCGAGGAGATCGCCCGGCTGGCCACGTAG
- a CDS encoding adenylosuccinate synthase: MPALVLLGAQWGDEGKGKATDLLGGSVDYVVRYQGGNNAGHTVVVGDQKYALHLLPSGILSPGCTPVIGNGVVVDPAVLLSELSGLNERGVDTSKLLISGNAHLITPYHTTLDKVSERFLGKRKIGTTGRGIGPAYADKINRVGIRVQDLFDESILRQKVEAALDSKNQVLAKLYNRRAIAAEQVVEELLGYADQLSGYVTDTTLVLNNAIDQGQVVLFEGGQGTLLDVDHGTYPFVTSSNPTAGGACTGTGVGPTKINRVIGILKAYTTRVGAGPFPTELHDEDGEKLRTIGGERGVTTGRDRRCGWFDAVIARYATRVNGLTDFFLTKLDVLTGWERIPVCVAYEIDGKRVEELPYSQTDFHHAKPIYETLPGWSEDITQAKTFDELPKNAQKYVQALEEMSGAPISAIGVGPGRDETIQINSFL; encoded by the coding sequence GTGCCCGCACTTGTGCTGCTCGGTGCTCAGTGGGGTGATGAGGGCAAGGGAAAGGCCACCGATCTGCTCGGCGGCTCGGTGGACTATGTAGTGCGTTACCAGGGCGGTAACAACGCGGGCCACACCGTGGTCGTCGGCGACCAGAAGTACGCGCTGCACCTCCTCCCGTCCGGAATCCTCTCGCCCGGGTGTACCCCGGTCATCGGCAACGGCGTCGTCGTGGACCCGGCGGTCCTGCTCTCCGAGCTGAGCGGACTGAACGAGCGCGGCGTCGACACGTCCAAGCTGCTGATCAGCGGTAACGCCCATCTGATCACGCCGTATCACACGACCCTCGACAAGGTGTCGGAACGATTCCTCGGCAAGCGGAAGATCGGCACCACCGGCCGCGGCATCGGCCCGGCCTACGCGGACAAGATCAACCGCGTGGGCATCCGGGTCCAGGACCTCTTCGACGAGTCGATCCTGCGGCAGAAGGTCGAGGCGGCCCTGGACTCCAAGAACCAGGTGCTCGCCAAGCTCTACAACCGCCGCGCCATCGCGGCCGAGCAGGTCGTCGAGGAGCTGCTGGGCTACGCGGACCAGCTCAGCGGCTATGTCACCGACACCACCCTGGTGCTCAACAACGCCATCGACCAGGGCCAGGTCGTCCTCTTCGAGGGCGGTCAGGGCACGCTGCTCGACGTCGACCACGGCACGTACCCCTTCGTCACCTCCTCCAACCCGACCGCGGGCGGCGCCTGCACCGGCACCGGAGTGGGCCCGACCAAGATCAACCGCGTGATCGGCATCCTGAAGGCGTACACCACCCGCGTCGGCGCGGGCCCGTTCCCCACGGAGCTGCACGACGAGGACGGCGAGAAGCTGCGCACGATCGGCGGCGAGCGGGGCGTGACCACCGGGCGCGACCGGCGCTGCGGCTGGTTCGACGCGGTCATCGCGCGCTACGCGACCCGGGTCAACGGCCTGACCGACTTCTTCCTCACCAAGCTCGACGTGCTCACCGGCTGGGAGCGGATCCCGGTCTGCGTCGCGTACGAGATCGACGGCAAGCGGGTCGAGGAGCTGCCGTACAGCCAGACGGACTTCCACCACGCCAAGCCGATCTACGAGACGCTGCCGGGCTGGTCGGAGGACATCACCCAGGCCAAGACCTTCGACGAGCTGCCGAAGAACGCGCAGAAGTACGTCCAGGCGCTGGAGGAGATGTCGGGCGCCCCGATCTCGGCGATCGGCGTCGGGCCGGGCCGCGACGAGACCATCCAGATCAACTCGTTCCTCTGA
- a CDS encoding ABC transporter permease translates to MTAVADTRVSPRARGSAHDLAGTGTLLRLALRRDRIMMPVWVLCLGLTASSTVGRLKSAYETPEQRADLVRDMNGNGSTRALFGAAFDDSLGALTVWRVGAFLAVFAAIMSLLIVLRHTREEEETGRQEALSAGMVGRRAGLTSALLTVAIANGAVTLLIAGSLAGQGGTGALAFGLAVGLSGMAFGGLAAVAAQLTENTRLARGLSSALVGVAFVLRMAGDAAEDGSEGSGHVLVWLSPLGWAEYARPYADERWWPLLLVAVLAAASISLAYSLAGRRDVGASFYASRPGPAAAGPLLAGVYGLGWRLQRGALFGWAAGFVFAGAIFGSISDGADDFLGDSNQTRDIIQRMGGAQGLNDAFLAAMVGVLGTILTVYTASSVLRLRSEETDQRAEPLLSNAVSRLRWAGSHLVIAYLGPVAVLAIGGLALGLGYGLAADDLADQLPRTLGATLAQLPALWVVTSLTLFLVGVLPKYAAVAWGAVGWVVAVGWMGPALEFSQPVMDTSPFSHLPKLPGDDVTAAPFLWLLLLSVVLAAGGLVGLRRRDIGG, encoded by the coding sequence ATGACCGCCGTAGCCGACACCCGGGTCTCCCCCCGCGCCCGCGGATCGGCCCACGACCTGGCCGGCACCGGCACCCTGCTGCGGCTCGCTCTGCGGCGCGACCGGATCATGATGCCGGTGTGGGTGCTGTGCCTGGGGCTGACGGCCAGCAGCACCGTCGGCCGTCTGAAGAGCGCGTACGAGACCCCTGAGCAGCGCGCCGACCTCGTCCGCGACATGAACGGGAACGGCTCGACGCGCGCCCTGTTCGGCGCCGCCTTCGACGATTCGCTCGGCGCGCTCACCGTCTGGCGCGTGGGCGCCTTCCTGGCCGTGTTCGCCGCGATCATGAGCCTGCTCATCGTGCTCCGGCACACCCGCGAGGAGGAGGAGACCGGCCGCCAGGAGGCGCTCTCCGCCGGCATGGTGGGCCGCCGCGCCGGTCTCACCTCGGCCCTGCTCACCGTGGCCATCGCCAACGGCGCGGTGACCCTGCTCATCGCGGGCAGCCTCGCGGGCCAGGGCGGCACCGGTGCGCTCGCCTTCGGCCTCGCCGTCGGCCTGTCCGGGATGGCGTTCGGCGGGCTGGCCGCCGTCGCGGCCCAGCTCACCGAGAACACCCGGCTGGCCCGGGGCCTGAGCTCCGCCCTGGTCGGCGTCGCCTTCGTGCTGCGCATGGCGGGTGACGCCGCCGAGGACGGCAGCGAGGGCTCCGGCCACGTCCTGGTCTGGCTCTCGCCCCTGGGCTGGGCCGAGTACGCCCGGCCGTACGCGGACGAGCGCTGGTGGCCGCTGCTGCTGGTCGCCGTCCTCGCCGCCGCCTCCATCTCCCTCGCGTACTCCCTGGCGGGCCGGCGCGACGTGGGCGCCAGCTTCTACGCCAGCCGTCCCGGCCCCGCGGCCGCCGGCCCGCTGCTGGCCGGCGTCTACGGTCTGGGCTGGCGGCTTCAGCGCGGTGCCCTGTTCGGCTGGGCCGCGGGCTTCGTCTTCGCGGGCGCCATTTTCGGCAGCATCTCCGACGGCGCCGACGACTTCCTCGGCGACAGCAACCAGACCCGCGACATCATCCAGCGGATGGGCGGCGCGCAGGGGCTCAACGACGCCTTCCTGGCCGCCATGGTCGGCGTCCTCGGCACCATCCTCACCGTCTACACCGCCAGCTCCGTGCTGCGGCTGCGCAGCGAGGAGACCGACCAGCGCGCCGAACCCCTGCTGTCCAACGCGGTCAGCCGGCTGCGCTGGGCCGGGAGCCATCTGGTCATCGCCTATCTCGGCCCGGTCGCCGTGCTCGCCATCGGCGGTCTGGCGCTGGGCCTGGGCTACGGCCTCGCCGCGGACGATCTGGCCGACCAGCTCCCCCGCACCCTGGGCGCCACCCTCGCCCAGCTCCCGGCGCTGTGGGTGGTCACCAGCCTGACGCTCTTCCTGGTGGGCGTGCTGCCGAAGTACGCGGCTGTGGCCTGGGGAGCGGTCGGCTGGGTGGTGGCCGTGGGCTGGATGGGCCCGGCGCTCGAGTTCTCCCAGCCCGTCATGGACACCTCGCCCTTCAGCCATCTGCCGAAACTGCCGGGCGACGACGTAACGGCCGCACCCTTCCTGTGGCTGCTGCTCCTCTCGGTCGTTCTGGCCGCCGGAGGACTGGTGGGTCTGCGCCGCCGTGACATCGGCGGCTGA
- a CDS encoding GbsR/MarR family transcriptional regulator, which yields MRETTEPESAPGGERDEAAVSRFVERFAADLAESGMQRMAARVFAALLVSDSGALSSAELAERLRISPAAVSGAIRYLSQVEMVVREREPGSRRDRYRLFNEVWYETLTRRDQMISRWESTMRDGAKVLGPGTPAGRRITETADFFEFVQQELPKMLERWRHQQAERRAAEAG from the coding sequence GTGAGGGAGACGACCGAACCGGAGAGCGCGCCCGGTGGTGAGCGTGACGAGGCGGCGGTGTCCAGGTTCGTCGAGCGGTTCGCGGCCGACCTGGCCGAGTCCGGGATGCAGCGCATGGCGGCGCGGGTCTTCGCGGCGCTTCTCGTCTCCGACTCCGGGGCCCTCTCCTCCGCCGAGCTGGCCGAGCGGCTGCGGATCAGCCCGGCCGCGGTCTCGGGCGCGATCCGCTATCTGTCCCAGGTGGAGATGGTGGTGCGGGAGCGCGAACCGGGCTCCCGCCGCGATCGCTACCGGCTCTTCAACGAGGTCTGGTACGAGACCCTGACCCGCCGCGACCAGATGATCTCCCGCTGGGAGAGCACCATGCGGGACGGCGCGAAGGTGCTGGGCCCCGGCACCCCGGCGGGGCGGCGGATCACCGAGACCGCCGACTTCTTCGAGTTCGTCCAGCAGGAGCTGCCCAAGATGCTGGAGCGCTGGCGCCACCAGCAGGCCGAGCGGCGCGCGGCCGAGGCGGGGTAA
- a CDS encoding GntR family transcriptional regulator produces MPVPGASPVKRNTLRQQIADALCDEVLAGRLPAGRQFTVKEIAEQYGVSATPVREALLDLCSQGLLDVEEHRGFRVHEFTIEDFRYMVDARTMVVEGVFRHYVDQTLRAMTPQALASVRRRAQEAERAARSGDLDVLIGYDLRFWREICGLVGNPYVLDFLQRLRVQTWVFTVPYLRRVPDLRGMLWAGHRELMEAVTRGDPEDSERLISAYNAHFRALIEQLVADEETRSRTEPGAGPGADSP; encoded by the coding sequence ATGCCCGTGCCCGGCGCCAGCCCGGTCAAGCGGAACACCCTGCGGCAGCAGATCGCCGACGCGCTCTGCGACGAGGTGCTCGCGGGCAGGCTCCCTGCGGGGCGCCAGTTCACCGTCAAGGAGATCGCCGAGCAGTACGGCGTCTCCGCGACCCCGGTCCGGGAGGCGCTGCTGGACCTGTGCTCCCAGGGGCTGCTCGATGTCGAGGAGCATCGCGGCTTCAGGGTCCACGAGTTCACCATCGAGGACTTCCGGTACATGGTCGACGCCCGCACGATGGTGGTCGAGGGGGTCTTCCGGCACTACGTCGACCAGACGCTGCGCGCCATGACCCCGCAGGCGCTGGCCTCGGTGCGGCGACGGGCGCAGGAGGCGGAGCGAGCCGCCCGCTCCGGTGACCTGGACGTTCTCATCGGCTACGACCTGCGCTTCTGGCGGGAGATCTGCGGTCTGGTCGGCAATCCGTACGTGTTGGACTTCCTCCAGCGGCTGCGCGTGCAGACCTGGGTCTTCACGGTGCCGTATCTGCGCCGCGTACCCGATCTGCGCGGCATGCTGTGGGCGGGCCACCGCGAGTTGATGGAGGCGGTCACCCGCGGGGATCCCGAGGATTCCGAGCGGCTGATATCGGCGTACAACGCGCATTTCCGTGCGCTGATCGAGCAGTTGGTGGCGGATGAGGAGACACGCTCGCGGACCGAGCCGGGAGCCGGACCAGGGGCCGACTCCCCGTGA
- a CDS encoding protein kinase domain-containing protein, with translation MGRSARDYRHRDRSHTAMENLGAQDPRWIGEYRLLGKLGEGGMGRVYLARSARGRTVAVKLVQAELARQADFRGRFKREVEAARRVGGQWTAPVLDADTDAEVPWVATGYIGGPSLHSVVAEDFGALPEHSLRILANGLSLALRDIHNAGLVHRDLKPSNILITIDGPRVIDFGIARALDAVGTTTGGNLTMTGAVVGSPGFMSPEQVRGEPVTAASDVFCLGSVLAFAATGRQPFGNLDSGIHALMYRIAQEEPDLTGLPEGARGLVTACLQKDPAKRPSVDDLVAATQPVADDGEPWLPGGLLARLGRDALQLLEVEAENAQPNATAPVQGPSPYAHPQLGPHTPPGPSAYATPSAYATPQAPGYPMSGSAGPVPQPSQPWQGGYQTPVGYPSSGARLRPIRGLANALLSMFGIWLALTLVDMSLNFALLDAYFGHDAGAIGSEAVANRKDAVDAMGTGIRLSVVVVMVLWLIWFRVAYINATVLNVGRLRFGSGYAVGAWFIPIAQLWLPKQIANDIWTASTPPGTGRRGRAVLHWWWTFFVLMFLLTPVTGSGDLVGEGLNDKRPAAILDIIDDGIGILAGLLAFFVVRRITKMQERRAAQPVGLPQQPAGVFGPPAAH, from the coding sequence ATCGGCCGATCGGCAAGGGACTATCGGCACAGGGACAGGAGCCACACCGCGATGGAGAACCTCGGGGCCCAGGACCCGCGGTGGATCGGCGAGTACCGGCTGCTCGGCAAGCTCGGCGAGGGCGGAATGGGCCGGGTCTATCTCGCCCGCTCCGCCCGCGGCCGCACCGTCGCAGTGAAGCTCGTACAAGCCGAACTCGCACGCCAGGCCGACTTCCGCGGCCGCTTCAAGCGGGAAGTGGAAGCGGCGAGACGAGTCGGCGGCCAGTGGACCGCGCCCGTGCTCGACGCCGACACCGACGCCGAGGTGCCCTGGGTGGCCACCGGCTACATCGGCGGCCCGTCCCTGCACAGCGTCGTCGCCGAGGACTTCGGGGCGCTGCCGGAGCACTCGCTGCGCATCCTGGCGAACGGACTGTCCCTCGCGCTGCGCGACATCCACAACGCCGGGCTGGTCCACCGCGACCTCAAGCCGTCCAACATCCTCATCACCATCGACGGCCCCCGCGTCATCGACTTCGGCATCGCGCGCGCCCTGGACGCCGTGGGCACCACCACGGGCGGCAATCTGACGATGACCGGGGCGGTGGTCGGCTCGCCCGGGTTCATGTCGCCCGAGCAGGTGCGCGGTGAGCCGGTCACCGCCGCGAGCGATGTCTTCTGCCTCGGCTCGGTGCTGGCCTTCGCCGCCACCGGACGTCAGCCGTTCGGCAACCTGGACAGCGGTATCCACGCGCTGATGTACCGAATAGCCCAGGAGGAGCCCGATCTGACGGGGCTCCCCGAGGGGGCGCGCGGGCTGGTCACCGCGTGCCTGCAGAAGGACCCGGCCAAGCGGCCCTCGGTGGACGACCTGGTCGCCGCCACCCAGCCGGTGGCCGATGACGGCGAGCCCTGGCTGCCGGGCGGACTGCTCGCCCGGCTGGGGCGGGACGCGCTCCAGCTGCTGGAGGTGGAGGCGGAGAACGCGCAGCCCAACGCCACGGCGCCGGTGCAGGGCCCCTCGCCGTACGCCCACCCGCAGCTCGGCCCGCACACACCGCCCGGCCCGTCCGCGTACGCCACACCGTCCGCGTACGCGACGCCCCAGGCGCCCGGGTACCCGATGAGCGGCTCCGCGGGGCCCGTACCGCAGCCGAGCCAGCCCTGGCAGGGCGGCTATCAGACGCCGGTCGGCTACCCGTCCTCGGGCGCGCGGCTGAGGCCGATCCGCGGTCTGGCCAACGCCTTGCTGAGCATGTTCGGCATCTGGCTGGCGCTGACCCTGGTCGACATGTCGTTGAACTTCGCGCTGCTGGACGCGTACTTCGGCCACGACGCCGGCGCGATCGGCTCCGAGGCGGTCGCCAACCGTAAGGACGCGGTCGACGCGATGGGCACCGGCATCCGCCTCAGCGTGGTGGTGGTCATGGTGCTGTGGCTGATCTGGTTCCGCGTCGCGTACATCAACGCCACGGTGCTCAACGTCGGCCGGCTGCGGTTCGGCAGCGGCTACGCCGTGGGCGCCTGGTTCATCCCGATCGCCCAGCTGTGGCTGCCCAAGCAGATCGCCAATGACATCTGGACCGCCAGCACTCCCCCCGGCACCGGGCGCCGCGGACGCGCCGTGCTGCACTGGTGGTGGACGTTCTTCGTGCTGATGTTCCTCCTCACCCCGGTGACCGGGAGCGGTGACCTCGTCGGCGAGGGTCTCAACGACAAGCGGCCCGCCGCCATCCTCGACATCATCGACGACGGCATCGGCATCCTCGCGGGGCTGCTGGCCTTCTTCGTGGTACGGCGGATCACCAAGATGCAGGAGCGGCGGGCCGCCCAGCCCGTCGGCCTGCCGCAGCAGCCCGCCGGGGTGTTCGGCCCGCCCGCGGCGCACTGA
- the kynU gene encoding kynureninase has product MSDATIPPEPRGAEPAGAESSVSGLPGAGQSEAELTGVEPTGVASAGVESAEVGLVGEAARLDAADRLRAKRDAFTLDEAIYLDGNSLGALPRAVPPRLADVVAREWGRLRIRSWEESGWWTAPERIGDRVGRLLGAAPGQVVVGDSTSVNVFKAVVAAVRIAQERGAHRDQILVDEATFPTDGYIAESAARMTGCTLRPVAARDVPTAVGPRTAVALVNHVDYRTGRLHDLPATTAAVQAAGALIVWDLCHSAGALPVGLDAHGVDLAVGCTYKYLNGGPGAPAYLYVARAHQPRFDSPLPGWNSHADPFGMDSAYTPADGAARGRVGTPDILSMLALEAALEVWDDVAIEDVRAKSLALTDFFLRCVEDYVPAGRVRSLTPAAHAERGSQVALRCADAGEVMAGLVRRGVIGDFRRPDVLRFGFTPLYTGFAEVERAARVLAAVLREG; this is encoded by the coding sequence ATGTCTGACGCGACGATCCCCCCGGAGCCGCGCGGCGCCGAGCCGGCCGGCGCCGAGTCGTCCGTGTCCGGACTGCCCGGCGCCGGGCAGTCCGAGGCCGAGCTGACCGGCGTCGAGCCGACTGGCGTCGCGTCGGCCGGTGTCGAGTCCGCCGAGGTCGGTCTGGTCGGCGAGGCCGCCAGGCTCGACGCGGCCGACAGGCTGCGTGCCAAGCGTGACGCCTTCACCCTCGACGAGGCGATCTACCTCGACGGCAACTCGCTGGGCGCGCTGCCGCGTGCCGTTCCGCCCCGGCTGGCCGATGTCGTCGCCCGCGAATGGGGGCGGCTGCGCATCCGCTCCTGGGAGGAGAGCGGCTGGTGGACCGCGCCGGAGCGGATCGGCGACCGCGTCGGCCGACTCCTCGGCGCCGCCCCCGGCCAGGTGGTGGTGGGCGACTCGACGAGCGTGAACGTCTTCAAGGCGGTCGTCGCGGCCGTACGGATCGCGCAGGAGCGCGGCGCCCACCGCGATCAGATCCTGGTCGACGAGGCCACCTTCCCCACCGACGGCTATATCGCCGAGTCCGCCGCCCGGATGACCGGCTGCACCCTGCGGCCGGTGGCCGCGCGCGACGTCCCCACCGCCGTCGGCCCGCGCACCGCCGTCGCGCTCGTCAACCACGTGGACTACCGCACCGGCCGCCTCCACGACCTGCCCGCGACCACGGCCGCCGTGCAGGCGGCGGGCGCGCTCATCGTGTGGGACCTGTGCCACAGCGCGGGCGCCCTGCCGGTCGGACTGGACGCCCACGGGGTCGACCTCGCGGTCGGCTGTACGTACAAGTACCTCAACGGCGGGCCCGGCGCGCCCGCGTACCTGTACGTCGCCCGAGCGCATCAGCCCCGCTTCGACTCGCCGCTCCCCGGCTGGAACTCGCATGCCGACCCCTTCGGCATGGACTCCGCCTACACCCCGGCCGACGGCGCGGCCCGCGGCCGCGTCGGCACCCCGGACATCCTCTCGATGCTGGCGCTGGAGGCCGCGCTGGAGGTGTGGGACGACGTGGCGATCGAGGACGTCAGGGCCAAGAGCCTGGCCCTGACGGACTTCTTCCTCCGCTGCGTCGAGGACTACGTCCCGGCGGGCCGCGTCCGGTCCCTCACCCCCGCCGCACACGCCGAGCGCGGCAGCCAGGTGGCGCTGCGGTGCGCGGACGCGGGGGAGGTGATGGCGGGGCTGGTGCGGCGCGGTGTCATCGGCGACTTCCGCCGCCCCGATGTGCTGCGCTTCGGCTTCACCCCGCTGTATACGGGCTTCGCCGAGGTGGAGCGGGCGGCGCGGGTGCTGGCCGCCGTGCTGAGGGAGGGCTGA
- a CDS encoding ABC transporter ATP-binding protein yields the protein MKTAISVSGLHKSFGRTHALDGLDLEVEAGEVHGFLGPNGAGKSTTIRVLLGLLRADSGAVQMLGKDPWHDAVDLHRHIAYVPGDVTLWRNLSGGEVIDLYGRLRGGLDTARRAELLERFELDPTKKGRTYSKGNRQKVALVAAFASEVELLILDEPTSGLDPLMEEVFRECVAEERDRGRTVLLSSHILSEVEALCRRVSIIRKGRRVESGTLAELRHLTRTSVTAELAGEPNGLSGLPGVHNVDVQGHQVKLQVDSDKMDAVLRQLTQVGVRSLISTPPTLEELFLRHYQDDVTRTEAEAITR from the coding sequence ATGAAAACGGCAATCTCCGTGTCCGGTCTGCATAAGTCCTTCGGCCGGACCCACGCGTTGGACGGCCTCGACCTCGAAGTCGAGGCAGGCGAGGTCCATGGCTTCCTCGGGCCCAACGGCGCTGGGAAGTCCACCACCATCCGGGTTCTCCTGGGCCTGCTGCGCGCCGACTCCGGAGCGGTGCAGATGCTCGGCAAGGACCCCTGGCACGACGCGGTCGACCTCCATCGCCACATCGCGTACGTCCCCGGAGACGTCACCCTGTGGCGCAACCTGAGTGGTGGGGAGGTCATCGATCTGTACGGGCGGCTGCGCGGGGGGCTGGACACCGCACGCCGTGCCGAGCTCCTGGAGCGGTTCGAGCTCGACCCCACCAAGAAGGGCCGCACCTACTCCAAGGGCAACCGCCAGAAGGTCGCCCTGGTCGCCGCGTTCGCCTCCGAAGTGGAGCTGCTGATCCTCGACGAGCCGACCTCCGGGCTGGACCCGCTCATGGAGGAGGTCTTCCGCGAGTGTGTCGCCGAGGAGCGCGACCGCGGTCGTACGGTGCTGCTCTCCAGCCACATCCTCAGCGAGGTCGAGGCGCTGTGCCGGCGGGTCAGCATCATCCGCAAAGGCAGGCGGGTGGAGTCCGGCACGCTCGCCGAGCTGCGCCACCTGACCCGTACGTCGGTGACCGCCGAGCTGGCCGGCGAGCCGAACGGCCTGTCCGGCCTCCCCGGTGTGCACAACGTGGACGTCCAGGGCCACCAGGTCAAGCTCCAGGTCGACTCCGACAAGATGGACGCCGTGCTGCGGCAGCTCACCCAGGTGGGGGTACGCAGCCTCATCTCCACGCCGCCCACCCTGGAGGAGCTCTTCCTCCGCCACTACCAGGACGACGTCACGCGCACGGAAGCCGAGGCGATCACCCGATGA
- a CDS encoding cytochrome P450: MSTSASSAEAPAFDPWRPSFVADPYPAYAALRERGRAHWFEPTRQWLIPRHADVSALLRDRRLGRTYLHRFSHEEFGRTAPPPEHEPFHTLNDHGMLDLEPPDHTRLRRLVSKAFTPRTVEALVPTIQRLAEELVDSLVASGGGDLIATVAEPLPVAVIAEMLGIPQADRSALRPWSADICGMYELNPSEETARRAVRASLDFSAYLRGLIDARRKAPGDDLISALIAAHDEGDRLTEQEMISTCVLLLNAGHEATVNTTGNGWWALFRHPEQLALLRADPDALLPTAVDELLRFDTPLQLFERWVLEDIEVGGTVIPRGSEVALLFGSANRDPDRFDRPDTLDLARADNPHVSFGAGIHYCLGAPLARLELIASFGALLRKAPGLRLVREPEQRANFVIRGLRELMVEL, translated from the coding sequence ATGAGCACGAGTGCGAGCAGTGCGGAAGCCCCTGCCTTCGACCCGTGGCGGCCGTCGTTCGTCGCGGACCCGTATCCGGCGTACGCCGCGCTGCGCGAGCGCGGCCGCGCGCACTGGTTCGAGCCCACCCGCCAGTGGCTGATCCCGCGTCACGCGGACGTCAGCGCCCTGCTGCGGGACCGCAGGCTCGGCCGCACCTATCTGCATCGGTTCAGCCATGAGGAGTTCGGCCGCACCGCGCCGCCGCCCGAGCACGAGCCGTTCCACACGCTCAACGACCACGGCATGCTCGATCTCGAACCGCCGGACCACACCCGGCTGCGCCGCCTGGTCTCCAAGGCGTTCACCCCGCGGACGGTCGAGGCGCTGGTGCCGACGATCCAGCGGCTCGCGGAGGAGCTCGTCGACTCCCTCGTCGCCTCGGGCGGCGGCGATCTCATCGCGACGGTCGCCGAACCGCTGCCGGTCGCCGTGATCGCCGAGATGCTCGGCATTCCGCAGGCCGACCGCTCCGCCCTGCGGCCCTGGTCGGCGGATATCTGCGGGATGTACGAACTCAATCCGAGCGAGGAGACGGCCCGTCGGGCGGTGCGCGCGTCCCTCGACTTCTCCGCCTATCTGCGCGGGCTGATCGACGCGCGCCGCAAGGCTCCGGGGGACGATCTGATCAGCGCGCTCATCGCCGCCCACGACGAGGGCGACCGGCTCACCGAGCAGGAGATGATCTCCACCTGTGTGCTGTTGCTCAACGCGGGCCACGAGGCCACCGTCAACACCACCGGCAACGGCTGGTGGGCGCTCTTCCGCCATCCCGAGCAGCTCGCCCTGCTCCGCGCCGACCCCGACGCGCTGCTGCCCACCGCCGTGGACGAACTCCTGCGGTTCGACACCCCGCTCCAGCTCTTCGAGCGCTGGGTGCTGGAGGACATCGAGGTCGGCGGTACGGTCATTCCGCGCGGCAGCGAGGTCGCCCTGCTCTTCGGCTCGGCTAACCGCGATCCGGACCGCTTCGACCGCCCCGACACCCTCGACCTCGCCCGCGCCGACAACCCCCATGTCAGCTTCGGCGCCGGTATCCACTACTGCCTCGGCGCCCCGTTGGCCCGTCTGGAGCTGATCGCCTCCTTCGGTGCCCTGCTCCGCAAGGCGCCCGGGTTGCGGCTGGTCAGGGAGCCGGAGCAGCGGGCGAACTTCGTCATCCGAGGGCTGCGGGAGCTGATGGTCGAGCTCTGA